Genomic DNA from Schistosoma haematobium chromosome 1, whole genome shotgun sequence:
TATTAAACAATGCAAATTTTGTAATGTGAAATATATTgctgaaaaagaaattgaacATACTAATAATTGTCGTGAATATCCAGTATCATGTCCAAATAAATgtgaaaaaattaaaattcCAAGAAGTTTAATTAcagaacatttaaaaaatgaatgttCTAGACAAAATATACGTTGTCCATTCAATATTCATGGTTGTGAATTTCGTGgtcttaaaaataaaattgatataCATTTAGAAAGATCACTTATAGTTCATTTAAATTTACTCAATTTATCTATACAACAAATGTCATTGTTAGTGGAAACACAAGTAAGTtaaaaaatagattaatgttgcCTTGATTCTAACACTTAATAACCTCTAACctgttcttgcatatatatatatagttattattgtatacctttgtcattccaatcatttacattcatttatgtcaaCTGTTTCacactatttcttatctcaatgtaaaattctattacataattggttgtaagcagctgatgagaaacctcgaaatattataaattcatactattctgcatcaatatttgttcttgctttatttaaagggaactaattgcatgatataataatatactgttaagatattttattttaaatcatttaaactgaTTTCTTTAATTAGATATTCCTATTATTTTGTAGTAATATCTTATTATAATTACATTTTTCTGAATTTGTGTAAATGAAACAATCGTTAATAGATCCGACTTGATAGTTAGTTCATATGATTATGAAACCTGTACTGAACAGATCTTTCTACGAATTGATTAACAAATATAGTTCATCAATGACCAATAATCACTATGATATGAGTCTCGAAGCAGTAATTGGCTGATATATAATGaatagttataataatgattttaaatTGATGTAAAGAAGTGTGCAGTTACAAGTACTTGCTAAAAGGTAGAAAATTCaaaattaatcactcataataatACAGTTTATCATCAAAGTTTCAACATTCAAAGAAGATAGTTATACTAAGTaaagatagtggttagcagtagaaACCAGGACAtaggtttcgtcctatttggaactcgtcaactggatgtgccTGCGTCTCAGAGTTGTTACTGActccgggaatcgaacccagtaccgttcgcttgaAACAGAATCGCGTTATGCGTTTActtattgagtcctgatagccacctgcttgtgcaatggggtgaagtttaaattcacttggtgctgggtttgagtcctggagcgaacatcaattctgagatgcaggtacatccagtcgACGAGTACCAAGTAAGAGGAAACGCGCCTcatggatttcactactagctactatccatctttgcttaaaaagcttttGACTTCAGGCTATCGGCACAGGATTcctatatgccaacaagagactgatcaattgcactcCTAAATAAcactgggaagatacaagtaaaaaaacaacactaaatgaatttaaaatagtaataatagtttttaacttttaaatttaaatacttTTATTCACAGTGTTTACCGTCGCTATAGAAAAAGATTAATAGAATAAGTTTACTCGGCGATTTAAACCATCATATGTAATTTAGGCCACAGTAATTATCAAACATGTTTAAAAACCAATCAACTATTAACTAATATTATACtaagatttattatttagataATATATTTAATCAAAAGGTGACCTGTTATTCTAGAACCACACGAATACTGACATATAGATGTTTATGGTAAAACAACACTTGTTAGAATACGTTTTATACAGAATAGATGGATTATGACCAACAGTGTAATTCAAGATGTTCATCTCATTCTATTTGGGATTTGTCAGCCGAACTTACATCCATCCGAGTATTATTGTTCACACAGGGATTAGAAAATCATTTGGAAACTATGaaaaatttcattaatttgaATGGTTGTGACATTCGACTTATTGTATATTTTTGTTAACTATCAATACATTACTAACTATTTTTTATAGATTTCAGATATGTTCAAGTTACTCATTAAATTGTAAGATACCATTGTTTAATTATCTCTGAcgaatataatttatatatgCGATAACATCAGTAGAATGTATAAACTAAATTAACATTTCTGAGAAGATCACAATGCATTCATGTTACAGTACTAATCTTTTTGATCGACATATTATGCAACAGTTAGCCATTCGCTAACAATGATGaagaatagtagtagtagtagtagtagtagtagtagtagtagtagcagtattattattattagtagtagcagtattattattattattattagtagtagtagtagtagaaatcCAAAATTCTCCTTTTTTAGTTTAAGCATTCAAATATCTTTCACTAGGTGTCTAGTAATTGATGAACTACATATTTGTAACCGTATTTAAAACTCTGGGTTCAATAAACATCAAAGAACGGTATATGTAGAATACTTTTATGTAGCTGTAGTTTAATAATATTTCTGTCTACTTGTTTTTAGACGAAGTCATATGCAGAAGTCCGTAATTCATTAGAGTCTCAGATAAAGCGTGTCACAGCATTAGAACAATGTTTCGGAGCCCCTTTTCTTTGGAAAATCGATTCATATGCTGAAAAATTAAACAATGCTAAATCTGGTAAACAAACTGCTCTATTCAGCTCTCCATTTTATACTCATCGATATGGATATCGAATGGCTTTGTCTGTTTCATTATATGGAAATGGAGATGCAAGAGGAAAGTATATGTCAGTATACGTTTGTCTTTTTCGTGGAGATCACGATTCATTATTACAGTGGCCATTCTCGCATCAGGTAAATAAATGGAAAATGTGTTTTGCAATATActtttggttagcgttttttagcgagttagttttctacgggatggggacgctaaccccatgcccaacccgggcttggaaccggcagtaactctagaagagctacaggcggagaacatatggaactcaaaacaacttccaaccaatatcaaagtgagaatcttcaataccaaagtcaaggcagttctactgtacgaagctgaaacttggaaaactacaacTACCACCaccaagaaggtacaagtatttataaatggttgcctacgcaagatactcaacatctattggccggataccatcagcaacagcctttagTGGGAGataacaaatcagcttccagctgaagaagaaactaggaaaagacgatggaaatggataggacatacattacgcaaatcgtcaaactgcatcacgagacaagccctaacttggaatcctgaaggaaggcggaaaagaggaaggccaaagaacacattacgtcgggaaataaaagaagatatgaaaaggttgaacaacaattggaaagagctagaaaggattgcccaggacagggttggatggcgaatgctggtgggcggcctataaTCCTTCACacggagtaacagacgtaagtaagtaatatactTTTGCAAGCGTTTAATTACAATGAATAATCTAGGCTTTGATTTAGTCTTATActctgaataaataaaaaatttaacaATGTCCAATATTTTTCTAAGTTCAGCCATTAAGAAAGTATACACCACATTCAATACCAGTTAGTACTAAATGCTTTAGCAAGAACAGGAAGTGAAAAACCTTAATCATCAATAGAAAAACATATGATTGAAACATAATACATATAATTGATATTAAGACAGTTTTTAAAATGGTGTATAAGAGTTCCTAAGGATGAATGCTTAAGTTAATAGGAGTCATAGCTATCAAACTGTTTTTGCATGTACAGAAACAACTGGACGTAATCCTGAATCTATCCCGTTAATCCTTGATCTATTTTACTACTTAAGGCGGTGTGATAActtctcattttattttaacatattttctGTGCTTATTTTTACGATTATcactttatatttatttgtaattccattaaattaatttttatgatCAATGTaggattgtgaagattgttgaatttgatTAAGTGGCTTGTCAAGTATATATACAATTAGATTGTTTGGAATATCTAGCACAAAtatatcactattatcaaatcgAATTCGACTTCTCATTGTTCTGTTGAAAtgtataaaagggactaattactttgaataataataattccagtTAAAGAAAGTATTTTTTCAATCATCTTAACAGTTTATTCACATCGAAATCTGTTGGATTGACAAAAGAACAAGAATACTAAAGAAGTGTAAATGAAATACATCCTACTATATTacgtaaagataataataataatatccaaTGAAATATAATCATATTTAAAAATACTGAAGGGTTTTGAACTAATATACGAAAATTAGTTaggtagtagtgtagtgaaggagaacataCAAGTGcgggacaattgaatgtatttgaacacaaaattattgAATCTCTTggtgaaatctgagaaccatacagtaaataattcatttgtaaaatatcatccAATTGtgtcagacttcattgttccttaaTTTCCACATCAACCATTCTTTGTTatctttctcttttcttcaatcttcttgaCCTTTTGCCTttaggtatttcactttcaatcggtgatacatactacttatatctattgatATCATTAGCACACACCATAGTAGGTTTTTAACATTTTAATGTAATGCATTCAATAAGActttttataaatgattttatcCTATTCAATTTTAGTTAACATTTACATTGATTGACCAAAATCCAGAGATCAATGCTCGTAAACCAATTGTTTATACAATTAATCCTAGTTTAACTGGTGATTATAATCAATTTTTGGGTAAACCAATGAATGAACGAAATTCATGTTTTGGTGCTCCACGTTTTGTTAAATTAGAGTTGATGGAAATGTCAACTTATATCTTGaatgatgaaatttatttaaaagtaaCAATGAATATGGATCAAGTAGTATCGGTTTAATTAAAGATTTTGATCATTTGAATGTTTATATTACTTAAATGactttaattaataattgaatattgtaacttgttgttgttgttattgttgttgcgtgattcagtttgattttagaaaaataaaatttttgtttcgtcatgaattataataaaagttttgtagtaatttaaattgTTTGTTATCAGTAAATTGAAAcgattgaggagtcccacaatagaaagaaacaaccgtctagtgctttcaggttttcaatggttctcTAACACCactcgattcatgatctcaattaaaggTTGTTTAAGTAGTTTCAAACGTTCTAATATGTGCgatgaatcaataaatgaacCGATTAAgtatatattataattttttaaGATGATCACGAATATTATCaatttgtttttaattgtaTTTAATGAACGAGAAAATATAGAGATCAAGATGTATAGATGATTAAATTGTTAGTTTAAATAagctcaaataaataatatatgatctaatagttgaatttatgagtcaatttaaactagaccaccatgaaaaacctgaaagcactggacggtcgtttcgtcctagtataggactccttagccgtatgcatccacgatctcgcctcgctgGATTCAGAATCAGaacttatcggtctcgcgcgcgaacgcttaacctctagaccgctgagtcggtgtctaatggtgttaatatttTACTTCAACCAATCATGTAATCGTCAATTCAGCGTTAAGTTAAACTCGTTACAGTACTGTTTTCTCTGGTCCTAACCAAAGAGAAGACAAGAATTCGGGGGTTACAGTAGTATTGTATATGAATTCGTGTATTTTCAACAGGTTGAACGCTAGTTGTTGTAAAGTTATATTTTCGCGCATTTTGCCACTTTTATAGAGTGAAAGTCATTCATAATATCATTAGAAAAttcaattctttcttttttaaaataattcttcAGATCTGTTTTATAATTAGATTTGTCAACTTTACAGTTTGCTATAAAAGTGGACTTTTTCAAATAGTTTAACATGGTGAAGTAAACAAACTGAATCACATGTAATCTAATATTATAAGATACTGAACAACTGATGGCTAAACGGATTTCTCTGAACTGTAAatttgtagtgaacgaaaacgcAGTGACTTTGTAaagtatgaaaatcatacattaattaCATCATTTGAATAGCTTCCTTCAATTGTCCTTTATATACTCCGTTATTATTCTAGTTCTGTTATTATTCTGATTGTTCTCCGTTTTCCTTCTctttctctttatttcaatcttctttTGGTGagtatttcaattcattttcctactacatactacttatgtctatccGTATCAGTAGCAAACACCATAAATTGATCTTCTGTTTCCTAATCGTTAGCTATTACATTCAAAGACTAGTTGGAAAGCTTTAATAACAAGAAGACCGTGTTTAAATGCATTCAATTTTTGTCATACATATTCATATCATAAACATCATAACTAATCGCTAATATCTATGAGTCGGTGAAAATAGAAGAAAATGATTGATAACTCATAATACTCAATATTCTTTAAACCAAAAAAACAACTTAATATCATTATCATTGTCATGTTCAATGGCACTTTGAAAGATTGATCGTATATtccaaaaatatttttctaaaacaatatcattcattataagtaaagatagatagtggctggCAATGAAAACCAGGACGCCgctttcgtcctatttaggacttatCAACTAGATATGTCTtcatctcatagttgatgttcactctgggattcaaacccagtatggtatgtgctacttgtatcgacataagtagtatataatgttagtcgtgaacagaaggtctggcagcagagagacaagaaaATCGATCAGTAAAGAATcggaacagaatgcaatttgtatgtaaatacaagaacaatgaagtctgagtcattttgagacaattgatggacattttgcaaattaagcatttactttatgattgttagattttattattattttgtgttaaatacattcgattttccccactgatgttcttgttcactgcatcagtatcattcgcttcaaacactatcgcgctatctacttagctactgagttcagatagccacttgtttgtacATTCATTCACTGTACAACTAATCAATTTATACAACTgatatattatttaaacatgAAAGTAGGATATTCAACAcggattttttatttatttataatattcataagGAAATCTTAGGTTTTATgtctatatttttttctttgttttaattgacAGAATGTAATTTAGtttgtttacatatatatatatatatatatatatatatatatatatatatatatagtttttttctttttgtcagTGTATATTACTCAAATGGTTATGTTTACTATTGAAAGTCATAATACATGAGTAGTATACTTAGTTTAGAATATGAGCTTATTGTATTATACTTCCcctatatacaaaataaattgacataaagaaatgaaaattaaaaaaaaatttgttttgagTCTATTAAATAgtttagaaaaattaaaatgtGTCGATTAAATTTATATAGGCAAAATAAACTAGtatttatactactgaaaatactgaattgaagaaaatatgaatgATTAATGAACATATTAACAATTCTTTATAATTTAGTGAGTTATCAGTAATATAAATTTCAATGAtggattatttaataaattagaccatcactgaaaacttagaagcattgAATGtctgttttgttctattgtggaacttctcagcagtgcgtatacacaataggacgaaatgactaTTCAGTACTtcaaggtttttaatgatggtctaacttcaattggttcatgatctcaatcaaacatttaataatcttcacaactgATACTTAATACATATTTTGAAATTTGTAATTCATTAGTAATGTTatccatttttttgtttttgatacTTCATTAGTGATTGTAATAAGGACAATATCAGTAATTTGGTTttaatattgatataaatacAGATATATTCAGTGGTTATATTTGCTTTTATAAGTGACAGTTATTATAGAgattagaaaagaaaagaacttCACTTTACAAAAGTTGTTTTACATTATCGTTGTAGAGTCTAGATAATCAATGAGTACTTTAGTATTAGTATATTATTAATTGGATTGAAGATGATTACTGTGGGTTTGCTTCTTTATTTTAACTTATCTTGTTGATGTTAAGCTTTAAAATGACTACTTACTATATGAGTGATCAAAtcgaatttaatttaattttttgtcTAAGTTACATCTCATTGTATTCTGAGAATGAAAGCTAAACTTTTCTATTAACTGTGTACAATCAATCAAATTGATACATAGAATTGATAAGTTATTTAGATATAAAGGTATTCAGTAAAGTCACATTGCCAATTTTCTGTTACGTAATATTTTAGCGTtagagttaaacattaacagaTGATCTAAGTTATATTAAAACGCCTCATTATAAAAACTAGATGTATAAAGACAGAATATTACCCTTTTTTATTGTAGTAAACAGCAGTTATACAGTCAGTTTTTTAAATACCTAAGGATAATGAATTTCCAGTCATATTTCTAGAAGATGTCTGGTCTTGGCTCTTGTAAGTATAGTCAACACACAAATAGTGAAGAAGTACCGAAGATTAATATTTGACATGGGTGATGACTGATTTTATCAACTAAATCGTAgtttaaaatatgaatttcaCAACACAGTTATTGCTGAATTATATAAGATTAAAGAAACAACCAATAATTGAGAATAATGTTTTAGGATGTTCTGAAGGCCTAACCCATGTATTCGTATCATGAATAGCATAATGAATTGACAATATCTAATTGTGAACAGATGGAAAGTCAAGAAGAGAGTCAGTAACCCGTAGCATTCTATAAAGTTCAGATTTAAGATTATTATCCTCACTAATACGATATGTTTTAATTCGAATGATTGATTTCTTatttaatttgttcatttttttaattagCTGTGCCAATAATTATCTGTAAACATTCCTTATTAAGAGActaaatgatcaaaataatgatACTTTACAGTGATGATAGATTTCCTTAAGATGCTGAACATTTCTTATAATAATAGgtataaatcaatataaaattgAGGTGAAATCTCATTCTAATTCTTTCTAAAACTATTTTATCAAATCTTTGTgttatatacatttatttactaatatatacttctagaccactgagccagtatccgacagtgttaatgtctaaattcaactaatccacaaaattgagcgataaatccaccattgtcttcagtcagttactatctcacaacagacgcggcttggtgccggctcagtgatctagaagttaagcgctcgcgcgcgagacggatatgtcctgggtccgaatctcgctaggagggatcgtggatacgcgctgctgaggagtcccatactaggacgaaacggccatccagtgcttctaggttttccatggtggtctagctttaattggcttttgatctcaactattgaatttactataatatccacaaaaatcctcTTCTGATATTATATACTTGTTACatacaattacttacttactcacacCTTTGACCGCCGGtggaacataggccaccgaccagtattctctaaCCCATTATGTcttgagccttcctttctagttcatGTAACACATGATAAACGGAGAGAGActcaaatgaaataatattatttaactGTTGTAAAATTCAACTTATTATGACTTAATTATAAAGTAGTTCTTTCAAtagatttattacttttcagaaaaaaacaacaactttgTCTTCAGTTTATCACTTTAATTTATATCAAACATTAAAAAGAAATGATTTATCATTTACTGATTTTAAAATGGGCATTTATGAGCATAGTGAACTCTCTTCCAATGGATGTAACGGATACAGGTATGTAATTCGAATTcacataaattaatatattattcatattactgatgataaaatataattattgtctataataataataatattcactaagcaaagatggatagtggctaacattGGGTTCCAGGACgcccgtttcttcctatttgggactcgtcagctggatgtacatgcatctcagagttgatgttcactttgagaccaattgcacaagcaagtggccatctagactcggtagctaagtggataacgcgatggtgtttgaatcGGGtggtactgggtccgagtcccagagtgaacatcaactctgagatgcagacatatcgagctgacgagtcccaaatagaacgaaacgcgcttcctggattcgACTACTGACCATTACCCGTCTTCGCttataaaacttgtgacttaatATTATATTGAGGCGATCGGCACAGGATTcctatatgccaacaagagactgatcaattgcagttctaaataacaatgggaagatacaagtaaaaaaccaacaccaagtgaataatgTTACTTgtttaatatttcattgaatagAAATTTGTGTTTCTAACTTTTCATGAGTTCAGTATAAGTAGTATCTTCATagaatcaataaataatcaaactgaattaatataaattcatttttttcaaacaacAATCTATTCAATgtccaatttatttgaaatgatcaaaTCAGAGATTGTTAATGGTGATATTTACTATTGGTGTCtattaattattgtaattattttatgtatgataaattgaaaatttcttataatgaataaataaactaaagaataataatagttacaAGGAAGAATAACTAAGATGTAATCTGGTactattcttaattattattatgaataaataccTATATAATCTATCAAGTCAGATTATTGTAAACTgattaacaaatattttatagtcatttcaatagttgagatcatgagtcaactgaagctagatcataatggaaaacttggaagcactggatggccttttccttttattatgggactcatcagcagtgcacatccacgattccgcttcTCGAGATTcatgtgaataattttttcagCATTTGCAGTAATGAATTTGGACTAATAATCTTACTGATATATTAACAGTATTTGTGAAAGTATAAACATAAGGGAAAACATTATACGGAGTAGTATTGTTAAAATCTAGTAGtcaatatattgataaatgGAATATGAATCGATATGAATTAGAAGTATATAGGATCACGGCGGACCAGTAGGCAATGTAATAATGATAGAAATAAAAGCAAAAACAGAAGGAATAGGAATTTAATTTCACTGTCAGTTGAATTGAATTAGTATTAGCCTGATCTGGTCTGGTATGAATTGAATAGAACTTAAACATACTGAACTGcattgaatatatattaatttTGATATATATAATTATGAGCCACAAATAAATCTAGTCAAAGGAATTAATGCATGATAATCCACCTGGAGCCATTTTCAGGTTACTTTGGGTCTCAGGATCGAATTAACATGGACAGTTGGGCATCGGGTTAGGAAGCTCATCTCGTAGAAAAATCTTGATAAATAAATACCAACCAATCTCAAGTATCTGAAATCTTCCCTGTGAGTtgaaaggtcttcatttagaagactATGATGGAACATAATGAGAGCTAAGATTCTTTGGAAATCATAAAGTCGATGCCCATACTGCTAAACAAAGCGACAATTATTGTAGGTGCAATCGAATGTCTGAACAATGTGACAGACCTGGACAGCCATTCAAATGGCTGTGGAAATGGAAAGATATAACCTTGGAATAGATGAAACTTATTCGATGCATGCTAGACAAAAAGATTTAACTTCAGGAGAGGTTCTGTGGTATTCTGATCACGAAAAAGATAACTCTTGACACACACCTGGAGTTGCACTGATACTCTCCAAAGAAGCGCGAGGAGAGCAACaaattttaaattttacaaGATCTACCAAAAGAGGAGGAAACCACTGTGGAAAGCAATTAGACAGAGATTACAGAAACGATAATTTTAACATTCTGAAAGATTCTGAACCCTAAAAACACCATCATAAAGAATGGAGTCCTGTGGCAAGTCTGGGCAGGATTATAGAAAGGAAACACAAGACAGTAATCACTAACAGACAAACATAAGCAGAGAAAGTCGAAGCATAGGCTGAATGTACCGAAGCAAACAAATGAGGGCAAAAGAGTATTTGAGCTGACAAGGGGAAATATGTAGAACACTTGACAACAACACCAGAAAAAGTTACAAGTGAGGGAAATATGGGTGAACTATGTAAAGCAACCAACAAGTTTggagggaaatatagtaaaccagagcgaccagtcaaggacaaagatggcaagacaatcactgagattaaaGAACGGAGGAACAGGTGGGTAGGTTGCTTTggagaactcttgaatagaccagctccatttAACCCACCGTATATGAAGACCTCTACATCTCAGGAGAAGCATAACATACAATGGACACGTTGGATACAATTCGACTATTTTAATTTCACAGATGATCTAGTCTTTCTATTCTACACAGAGCAAACAATGCAGACAAAGCCAAACAACGTAGTAGACGCCTCTTCACCTGTATGTCTCAAGATTCATAAGGAAAACAGAAAGACCAAGAAATACTACAATCTGCGCAGCGAATATACAGAACCTGATGACAAAGATCTAGAACACATAGAAGCTTCTAAGTATACAGCAGTATCACAACGAAACAAGAATGACCAGATGCAAATATAAGATATGGATTGGGGAATCAAGGGTAACATTCCTGCAATTAAAGTATAAATGTAACTCGAAACATCTGTCAGCCAACAccgaagtcagaattttcagtaTAAACGGTAAGACAGCTCAATtgcatggagctgaaacttggagtaCTACTTCAGCCATCACCAAAAATGTACAGTCATTTATAAACCTCTGTCTCCTCAACATACTACAGATCCATTTCCAAGATGCCATTATCAATAGTCTATTGTGGCAGAGAATAAAACAGCTTCCAGATGAGGAGGAAGTCAGGAAAAGACTGAATGTGAATAACTCACACTTTACGAAAATCATTTAATCGCATCTCAAAGGAAGACCTAATTTTGAATTCTCAGAGTAAAAGGAAAAGAGACGGACCAAAGTCAAATAGCATAGAGAATCGGAAACTgacattaaaagaatgaatagtacTTGGAAACAGCTGGAGAATAGGATCCAGGACAGAGTTAGTTAGAGATTTCTGATCAGCAACCTATGCCACATGAGAGGCGACGGGAGcaagtaaataattaagtatTGTGATACATTAGTTACGTATTTCACACAAACAATCATACAAAAATAAAGGGgtatatagatagataggtcGAAGAAGATCAAGTGGATGACCAGCAGAATTAAAATGGCATGTCTTGTTTCACATCGTAATCTGATCTTATAATCAGTTCAATTGAGTTTGAGTTTGCATGAACTTGTTGTATCATAAATTGATCACACTTGATCAATATGACTTGTAGTGTAAACCCTTTAGATTCAAGTGTTACTTCCATCCCGAAACAAACAAATTTCAGTCGACGTAATAGTTGTAATCGAAAGGAAAAAGAttgttatcagaaaggggttttgtggataatgtagtaattttaatagttgagttcatgagtcaattg
This window encodes:
- the TRAF4_2 gene encoding TNF receptor-associated factor 4 (EggNog:ENOG410V64Q~COG:T); its protein translation is MNEINVLSKSTEVLNDNVDVSKETKKRLARMKSTTNRKTDPLNTSKLPNEDEEPKSSETVKDEIHGIEYKISREPEIVFVDQLDNAYRCVKCNRVLRVPFLFEDCGHRCCSGCVPDIFRATSKCPIDKQNLKKDRVHLDKAFQEHMDGLNVKCSYHIEGCSWTGILSELGYHLSQCEYRIVLCPNECGTESQRKSIENHIRNDCLKRIKQCKFCNVKYIAEKEIEHTNNCREYPVSCPNKCEKIKIPRSLITEHLKNECSRQNIRCPFNIHGCEFRGLKNKIDIHLERSLIVHLNLLNLSIQQMSLLVETQTKSYAEVRNSLESQIKRVTALEQCFGAPFLWKIDSYAEKLNNAKSGKQTALFSSPFYTHRYGYRMALSVSLYGNGDARGKYMSVYVCLFRGDHDSLLQWPFSHQLTFTLIDQNPEINARKPIVYTINPSLTGDYNQFLGKPMNERNSCFGAPRFVKLELMEMSTYILNDEIYLKVTMNMDQVVSV